In Xanthomonas sp. SI, the following are encoded in one genomic region:
- a CDS encoding helix-turn-helix transcriptional regulator — protein MSIRHVLVTATQLGATLQAARKAKGLTQSALASRLGLSQSRVSHLELNAHALSVEQLLAWCAALGLELTIGTRCDAGARSSAPVEW, from the coding sequence ATGTCGATACGCCATGTTCTGGTCACCGCGACGCAGCTAGGCGCGACGCTGCAGGCCGCGCGCAAGGCCAAAGGCCTGACCCAGTCGGCGCTGGCTAGCCGGCTTGGCTTGAGCCAATCGCGCGTCTCCCATCTGGAACTGAACGCCCACGCGTTGAGCGTCGAGCAACTCCTGGCCTGGTGCGCGGCGCTGGGGTTGGAGTTGACCATTGGCACCCGCTGCGACGCTGGCGCGCGCTCCAGCGCGCCTGTGGAGTGGTGA